The segment ATCTTTTGGTTTTGCCACAGAGACTTATCGGGGAATTTTAGATTTCGTCAACAACACTGTTAACGCCCAACGTACGATAAAATGAATTTTCGTTGGTTGCTACTTGTTCCCATGATGACCTTAATCACAGCCTGTGGTTCGAACTCGGACGATCAGGAGACAGCGGTGGAGCAGGAGATTTTAAATGACCAACCGACAATTTCAGATACGTCTTCCGTCGGAATCGGCGAAGAGCCCTTGCTCGAAATGGATAAGATGGAACTTGAAAAGGCTTATACGGCTTTCGTGGCAAAAGGTGTTCCGGCGATTCCGCTGCGTCAGGCGCTTGATTTTTACAAGGACAACCGCGAATCCACCGGCGGCCTCAAAGATGCTTCCTGCTTAAAAACACCGATGAGCGAAACGGGGGAAATTCCGACCAACTCCAACCGCTTTGATCCCACAACAAAAGCTCTTCTCAAAAAAGGAATTCGCAACGAGCGCTATATTGTGATCGTCGATTTCACAGATACGAACACCTCACCTCGCGGTTATATTTTAGATATGGTAGATCTGACGGTGTTTAAATCGACAGTAGCTCACGGCTACGGCTCCGAGGCTGTGGGAGGAATTCCTCAAGTCTTTACCAACGTGGCCAACAAGGGCACCACCGTCAGCGGATTTTTTGTTAGCGCCGTAGTGACGTATCCTTATTACGGAACGACGGCGTCTTCCGGCGCTTACAATTCTACGGGATTAAGACTCTACGGTTTGCAATCCACCAACAACACAGCGGAAGCGACATCGAAAGTTTCTCATGGCGCGCCCTATGTCACTGAGGATCGCGCCGGAACCAGTGCGGGCTGTCCTGCATGGACTCAAGCCAACGCCAAGAAATGGCTTCCCGTCCTTAAGGGCGGAGTTCTTTGGTATCACTACACCAAGATCAACAAAGCGGCGAGCTACAAAGCTCCGTCGTGCTAGGGGCATCGTTAAGATGACGGTGAGGTTAGTAATCGCCGGGCAGGCGACCGGCGAGAATCTCTGCAAAAGGCTGAGTGGCTTCGATTCGGCTAAAAATAATTTTTAAGACTGCAGTGATCGGCACGGCGAGAAACATTCCCGAAACTCCCCAAATCAAGCCCCAAAAAACAAGGCAAATTAAAACGGTGATCGGGTGCAGGTCCATGACGTCGGCAAGCACTCTCGGCTCGATAATATTTCCGATAATAAACTGAAGCACCGAAAGTGTTCCAAAGATAAAAAAGAACTGCCACTCTAATCCATACATATAAAAAACCACCGGTGCCGGAGCAACGATCGCTAAGATGGGTCCAATGGTCGGGATAAAATTGAGAAGAATCGCTGCCAAAGTAAAGATGAGCGTGAGATCCACTTGAAACGATCCGAGAATCACTAAAAATACAAACCCAGCGGCAAAAGCTAAAAGCATTTTTTTAAGAGTGT is part of the Bdellovibrionales bacterium genome and harbors:
- a CDS encoding murein L,D-transpeptidase catalytic domain family protein, producing MNFRWLLLVPMMTLITACGSNSDDQETAVEQEILNDQPTISDTSSVGIGEEPLLEMDKMELEKAYTAFVAKGVPAIPLRQALDFYKDNRESTGGLKDASCLKTPMSETGEIPTNSNRFDPTTKALLKKGIRNERYIVIVDFTDTNTSPRGYILDMVDLTVFKSTVAHGYGSEAVGGIPQVFTNVANKGTTVSGFFVSAVVTYPYYGTTASSGAYNSTGLRLYGLQSTNNTAEATSKVSHGAPYVTEDRAGTSAGCPAWTQANAKKWLPVLKGGVLWYHYTKINKAASYKAPSC